From one Pecten maximus chromosome 8, xPecMax1.1, whole genome shotgun sequence genomic stretch:
- the LOC117332894 gene encoding malate dehydrogenase, mitochondrial-like yields MFSRLARPALSKCISQRTFTTSLKSNAKVAVLGASGGIGQPLSLLLKTSPAITQLSLYDIAHTPGVAADLSHIETPAKVSGYMGPDELDACLEGADLVLIPAGVPRKPGMTRDDLFNTNASIVLNLAKACARVCPQAMLGIITNPVNSTVPIAAEVYKKMNVNGWENRLFGVTTLDAVRANTFIAEARGLDVSHMSVPVIGGHSGVTIIPLISQATPAVSFPPEERQALTVRIQNAGTEVVEAKAGAGSATLSMAFAAARFAGKVLEALAGGEGQVECAFVKSNETDSSYFATPILLGKNGIESNLGVGKMIEYEIELASAAKGELQANIKKGEEFVAENWS; encoded by the exons ATGTTTTCCAGACTTGCAAGACCAGCTCTTTCAAAATGCATATCACAGAGGACATTCACTACATCATTAAAG AGCAATGCCAAAGTAGCAGTGTTGGGAGCCAGTGGAGGAATAGGACAACCCCTATCCCTCCTACTCAAAACCTCACCAGCGATCACCCAACTGTCCCTCTATGATATTGCTCACACACCCGGAGTAGCTGCTGACCTCAGTCACATCGAAACACCTGCAAAAGTCTCGGGCTATATGGGTCCAGATGAACTTGATGCATGTTTAGAAGGGGCCGATCTGGTGCTCATACCTGCCGGTGTACCAAGAAAGCCAG GAATGACAAGAGATGATTTATTTAACACAAATGCTAGCATCGTGCTCAATCTAGCAAAAGCATGTGCGAGAGTATGTCCACAAGCCATGCTTGGTATCATCACAAATCCG GTGAACTCAACAGTTCCAATTGCTGCAGAGGTGTACAAAAAGATGAATGTGAATGGTTGGGAAAACCGCTTGTTTGGGGTAACAACATTAGATGCAGTTAGGGCTAACACCTTCATTGCCGAGGCCAGG GGACTTGATGTATCCCACATGAGTGTGCCAGTCATTGGAGGTCACAGTGGTGTAACCATTATACCACTTATATCACAGGCTACACCAGCTGTTTCATTTCCTCCC GAGGAACGCCAAGCATTAACTGTCAGAATACAGAATGCTGGTACTGAAGTTGTGGAAGCCAAGGCTGGCGCT GGATCAGCCACATTGTCCATGGCCTTTGCTGCAGCCAGGTTTGCAGGAAAGGTCCTTGAAGCTTTGGCTGGTGGAGAAGGACAGGTGGAGTGTGCTTTTGTCAAGTCAAATGAGACAGATTCAAGTTACTTTGCTACTCCTATCCTGCTCGGG AAAAATGGTATCGAAAGCAACTTAGGAGTTGGTAAGATGATTGAATATGAAATTGAACTTGCCAGTGCAGCTAAAGGGGAACTCCAAGCCAACATTAAAAAGGGAGAGGAATTTGTAGCAGAAAACTGGTCTTAA